The following are encoded together in the Vicia villosa cultivar HV-30 ecotype Madison, WI unplaced genomic scaffold, Vvil1.0 ctg.000089F_1_1, whole genome shotgun sequence genome:
- the LOC131623960 gene encoding transcription factor-like protein DPB: protein MMGIRPQQSSVDEEDEDLLGCGTTVSGQSGSTSRSAGLPSSGTAAGDNAALKLNHLDIQDDEAGSQGAVASKKKKRGQQRAVGGDKSGRGLRQFSMKVCEKVESKGRTTYNEVADELVAEFADPINSVLSPDKQQYDEKNIRRRVYDALNVLMAMDIISKDKKEIQWRGLPRTSLNDIEELKTERLGLRTRIERKSSYLQELEEQFVGLQNLIQRNEQLYSSGNSPSGGVSLPFILVQTRPHATVEVEISEDMQLVHFDFNSTPFELHDDNYVLKAMEFGDRPQSDTVTHNVTDAGEGSSMSGMQSQVPPSVSSVSTRPPTSPPLPGILKARVKQEH from the exons ATGATGGGAATTCGACCTCAGCAATCGTCTGTAGACGAAGAGGACGAGGACCTTCTAGGTTGTGGAACTACGGTTTCCGGCCAATCAGGCTCCACTAGCAGGAGTGCCGGTTTGCCGTCTTCCGGGACTGCTGCTGGTGACAACGCTGCTCTCAAATTAAACCATCTTGATATACAGGATGATGAGGCTGGATCACAGGGAGCAGTTGC TagcaagaagaaaaagagagggcAACAGAGGGCTGTTGGAGGTGATAAAAGTGGAAGAGGGCTTCGCCAATTTAGCATGAAAG TGTGTGAGAAGGTGGAAAGTAAGGGAAGAACAACTTACAATGAG GTGGCAGATGAACTTGTGGCTGAGTTTGCTGATCCAATCAATAGTGTTTTGTCCCCTGATAAG CAACAATACGACGAGAAAAACATTCGACGAAGGGTCTATGATGCTCTGAATGTTCTAATGGCAATGGACATTATCTCTAAGGATAAAAAGGAAATACAATGGAGAGGTCTTCCTCGTACTAGTCTGAATGATATTGAAGAGCTAAAG ACAGAGCGGCTTGGGCTTAGGactagaattgaaaggaaatcaTCCTATCTGCAGGAGTTAGAGGAACAA TTTGTAGGTCTTCAAAACCTTATTCAACGAAATGAACAGTTATATAGCTCCGGCAATTCTCCTAGCGGAGGTGTATCTTTACCCTTTATTCTAGTACAG ACTCGTCCTCATGCAACTGTTGAAGTGGAAATATCAGAAGACATGCAGCTTGTTCATTTTGATTTTAATAG TACTCCCTTTGAGTTGCATGACGACAATTACGTGCTAAAGGCAATGGAATTCGGTGATAGACCACAGAGTGATACTGTTACGCACAATGTTACAGATGCAGGTGAAGGTTCTAGCATGTCCGGCATGCAGTCACAGGTTCCTCCTTCAGTTTCAAGCGTGTCGACTAGGCCTCCCACATCACCTCCACTCCCGGGAATATTAAAGGCAAGAGTTAAGCAAGAACATTGA